The following coding sequences lie in one Arachis ipaensis cultivar K30076 chromosome B05, Araip1.1, whole genome shotgun sequence genomic window:
- the LOC107641370 gene encoding uncharacterized protein LOC107641370 has protein sequence MAAQSSTSSHSRASSHGRPLLCSHGEKPVLRISGTKENPGRRFWGCVYFEVQEGCNFFRWADPETEVEQSEVARIRKKLSMMKSRTKAAEWKVKVVAVLGFFGWVGFLCLLLQSWSKATQQCVIPLNLV, from the exons ATGGCTGCACAAAGCTCAACCTCGTCTCATAGCAGAGCTTCGTCTCATGGTAGGCCGTTACTTTGTTCCCATGGTGAGAAGCCAGTGTTGCGAATCTCAGGGACCAAGGAGAACCCAGGTCGCAGATTTTGGGGTTGTGTCTACTTCGAG GTGCAAGAAGGCTGCAATTTCTTCCGTTGGGCAGATCCGGAGACAGAGGTGGAACAGTCAGAAGTTGCTAGAATAAGGAAGAAGCTTTCGATGATGAAATCAAGAACCAAAGCGGCAGAGTGGAAGGTGAAGGTCGTTGCAGTGTTAGGGTTTTTTGGGTGGGTGGGGTTTCTTTGTTTGTTGTTGCAGAGTTGGTCTAAAGCAACGCAACAGTGTGTAATTCCATTGAACCTGGTATGA
- the LOC107641371 gene encoding alkane hydroxylase MAH1-like — protein sequence MMMREQEEQEKGQSQTLLVNDDKFLRDSTFNIFVAGRDTITSALTWFFWLVATNPLVETRILDEIKENFGSNNDEMKHKVLGIEEVKKLVYLHGALCESLRLFPPIPFERKQPIKSDILPSGHHVNPSTMILLSLFAMGRFEEVWGKDCLEFKPERWISNKGSIVHMPSYKFISFNAGPRTCLGKDISFIQLKMVAASILCNYHIHVVEGHQAIPSLSIVLLMKHGLKVRITRRQCK from the coding sequence atgatgatgagagaacaagaagaacaagaaaagggTCAAAGTCAAACATTATTAGTCAATGATGACAAGTTTCTAAGAGACTCAACTTTCAATATTTTTGTGGCCGGAAGAGATACTATAACTTCAGCTCTTACTTGGTTCTTTTGGCTTGTTGCTACAAACCCATTAGTTGAAACCAGAATTCTTGATGAAATCaaagaaaattttggatcaaataaTGATGAAATGAAGCACAAAGTTTTAGGCATAGAAGAGGTGAAAAAGCTAGTTTATCTTCATGGTGCTCTTTGTGAATCTTTGAGGCTATTTCCTCCTATTCCTTTTGAGAGGAAGCAACCAATCAAAAGTGACATACTCCCAAGTGGACATCATGTGAATCCAAGTACAAtgatcttactttctttgtttgcAATGGGAAGGTTTGAAGAGGTATGGGGAAAAGATTGCTTGGAGTTCAAGCCAGAGAGATGGATCTCTAATAAGggtagtattgttcatatgccaTCTTACAAGTTCATTAGTTTTAATGCGGGTCCTAGAACTTGCTTGGGAAAGGACATATCTTTTATCCAATTGAAGATGGTGGCAGCTTCTATTTTGTGCAATTATCATATTCATGTGGTGGAAGGTCATCAAGCTATTCCTAGTCTTTCAATTGTACTTCTAATGAAGCATGGTTTGAAAGTTAGGATAACTAGAAGACAGTGCAAGTAA
- the LOC107641372 gene encoding zinc finger MYM-type protein 1-like, which yields MIFRGHDESHESQNRKNFLEILKLLASYNKEVDAVVLDNAPQNAIYISPSIQKEILHVFARKVQNEIRNEIGNAKFCLIVDEARDESRREQMALVVRFVDKHEFVKERLIDVVHVKDTTSATLKQEICSALSHHNLNIQNVRGQRYDGASNMGGDWKGLQALIIQECPYAYYVHCFAHQLQLALVAAAKEVVDVHAFFQSLSNIINVVCSSCKRNDELRSAYATEISHLVATNQIETGRGANQIGTLKRSGDTRWSSHFNSICSLLRMFGATTSVLEDLATNGSTYSQRGDATYALKSLLSFDFVFILHMMKEIMGITDKLCQALQQKSQDILNAMHLVSSTKSLIQQLRDNSWRALLEKVSSFCNDHAIQIPDMGAFFSDIIRSRRKKDVVTVEHHYRVDIFTSVIDFQLKELNSRFSEQATELLILSTSLDPKDAFKLFSVCNICNLAKNFYSLDFSEQEKIQLDYELQHYELDVVKAPDFQNLSTLAELCQKLTETGKSNIYHLIDRLIRLVLTTTTTERAFSAMKIIKTRLRNKMEDEFLADCMIVYIEKEIASKFTSEMIIDNFSSMKHRRSSLKISKS from the coding sequence ATGATTTTTAGGGGACATGACGAGAGTCATGAGTCTCAGAATCgaaaaaattttcttgaaatattaaaattattagctTCTTACAATAAAGAAGTGGATGCAGTTGTTTTGGATAATGCTCCTCAAAATGCAATATACATATCACCTTCTATTCAAAAGGAAATTCTACATGTTTTTGCTAGAAAGGTGCAAAATGAAATTCGAAATGAGATTGGTAATGCAAAGTTTTGTTTGATTGTTGATGAAGCTAGAGATGAATCTAGAAGAGAACAAATGGCACTTGTTGTTAGATTTGTTGATAAGCATGAATTTGTCAAAGAAAGGCTAATAGATGTTGTTCATGTCAAAGATACTACTTCTGCTACTCTAAAACAAGAGATTTGTTCTGCATTATCTCATCACAATCTCAACATTCAAAATGTTCGAGGTCAAAGGTATGACGGAGCTAGTAATATGGGTGGAGATTGGAAAGGGTTACAAGCTTTAATTATTCAAGAATGTCCTTATGCATATTATGTTCATTGCTTTGCTCATCAATTACAGCTAGCTCTTGTTGCTGCGGCTAAAGAAGTTGTTGATGTTCATGCTTTTTTCCAAAGTTTGAGTAATATTATCAATGTTGTGTGCTCTTCTTGCAAACGCAATGATGAATTACGATCTGCTTATGCAACTGAAATTTCCCATTTAGTTGCAACTAATCAAATTGAAACAGGAAGGGGAGCAAATCAAATTGGCACATTAAAAAGATCAGGAGATACCAGGTGGAGCTCTCACTTCAACTCAATTTGTAGCCTTTTACGTATGTTTGGAGCAACAACTTCAGTTCTGGAAGATTTGGCTACTAATGGATCTACATATTCTCAACGTGGTGATGCTACTTATGCTCTTAAATCtttattatcatttgattttgttttcattttgcaTATGATGAAAGAAATCATGGGAATCACTGATAAACTTTGTCAAGCATTGCAACAAAAATCTCAAGACATTTTGAATGCTATGCATCTGGTTTCTAGTACAAAGTCATTGATTCAACAGTTAAGAGATAATAGTTGGAGAGCACTTTTGGAGAAAGTTAGTTCTTTCTGCAATGATCATGCTATTCAGATACCTGATATGGGTGCTTTTTTTAGTGACATAATTCGGTCTCGTCGTAAAAAGGATGTTGTCACTGTTGAACACCACTATCGTGTTGACATTTTTACTAGCGTGATAGATTTTCAATTGAAAGAGCTAAATAGTAGATTTAGTGAGCAAGCAACCGAGCTCCTCATATTGAGTACATCTTTAGATCCTAAAGATGCTTTCAAGTTATTCAGTGTTTGCAACATATGCAATCTTGCAAAGAATTTCTATTCTTTAGATTTTTCTGAGCAAGAAAAGATTCAATTGGATTATGAGTTACAACATTATGAACTTGATGTGGTTAAAGCTCCAGATTTTCAGAATTTGTCTACTCTTGCTGAATTGTGTCAAAAATTGACAGAGACAGGAAAATCAAATATATATCATTTAATTGATAGATTAATTCGTCTTGTTTTGACTACAACAACAACTGAACGGGCCTTTTCAGCTATGAAGATTATTAAAACAAGGCTTCGAAACAAGATGGAAGATGAATTTTTAGCAGATTGTATGATTGTATATATTGAAAAGGAAATTGCTTCAAAATTCACTTCAGAGATGATAATTGATAATTTTAGTTCCATGAAACATCGTCGGTCaagtttaaaaatatcaaaatcttAA